The following proteins come from a genomic window of Megalobrama amblycephala isolate DHTTF-2021 linkage group LG1, ASM1881202v1, whole genome shotgun sequence:
- the LOC125275748 gene encoding immune-associated nucleotide-binding protein 1-like: MAEGPSSPTEMSEISSSPDDPVIQILLIGRKASGKSSPGNTILGETRFKEYESEVCDGKTQIGEKQVCVIISPDLLDPDLNKEKLEMLKEQLVSGCSAGLSSVLLTVPLEEPVGNEEEILDFIKCLLGPEVQKYIMILFTYGDELEDLEQTTDEHLKQKDRADLQRLLTECGGRFYCFNIKSKSDGQIQGLLQKIEGIMMKNGGKFIMERMKRSNSKFQKNLQLKIQIHQVPERKDQIRLASAGKTGSGIRATGNTIHRKKHI; this comes from the exons aaatgtcagAGATCAGCTCCAGTCCAGATGATCCAGTGATCCAGATTCTTCTGATAGGCAGAAAGGCTTCTGGGAAAAGCTCACCAGGAAACACTATATTGGGAGAAACAAGGTTTAAAGAGTATGAGTCTGAAGTGTGTGATGGTAAAACACAGATCGGAGAGAAGCAGGTGTGTGTGATTATTTCTCCAGATCTACTGGATCCAGATCTGAATAAAGAGAAGCTGGAGATGCTGAAAGAGCAGCTGGTCTCTGGATGTTCAGCAGGTCTCAGTTCAGTTCTGCTCACTGTTCCTCTAGAGGAACCTGTGGGAAATGAGGAAGAGATCCTGGATTTCATTAAGTGTTTATTAGGTCCTGAAGTTCAGAAGTACATCATGATTCTGTTCACATATGGAGACGAACTGGAGGATCTGGAACAGACCACTGATGAACATCTAAAACAGAAAGATCGTGCTGATCTCCAGCGACTGTTGACTGAATGTGGAGGAAGATTTTACTGTTTCAATATCAAGAGTAAATCAGATGGTCAGATACAAGGACTACTGCAGAAGATTGAAGGAATAATGATGAAGAACGGAGGGAAATTTATCATGGAACGAATGAAGAGGAGCAACAGCAAA TTTCAGAAGAATCTCCAGCTGAAGATCCAGATTCATCAGGTTCCTGAGAGGAAAGATCAGATCAGGCTGGCTTCTGCTGGGAAAACAGGATCTGGAATAAGAGCCACTGGAAACACCATTCATCGGAAGAAACATATTTGA